A genomic stretch from Lagenorhynchus albirostris chromosome 12, mLagAlb1.1, whole genome shotgun sequence includes:
- the DSE gene encoding dermatan-sulfate epimerase isoform X3 — MTLIRRPTFKDKAFSSPSKDWLVKDAPWDEVPLAHSLVGFATAYDFLYNYLSKTQQERFLEVIANASGYMYETSYRRGWGFQYLHNHQPTNCMALLTGSLVLMNQGYLQEAYLWTKQVLTIMEKSLVLLREVTDGSLYEGVAYGSYTTRSLFQYMFLVQRHFDINHFGHPWLKQHFAFMYRTILPGFQRTVAIADSNYNWFYGPESQLVFLDKFVMRNGSGNWLADQIRRNRVMEGPGTPSKGQRWCTLHTEFLWYDASLKSVPPPDFGTPALHYFEDWGVVTYGSAQPAEINRSFLSFKSGKLGGRAIYDIVHRNKYKDWIKGWRNFNAGHEHPDQNSFTFAPNGVPFITEALYGPKYTFFNNVLMFSPAVSKSCFSPWEGQVTEDCSSKWSKYKHDLAASCQGRVVAAMEKNGVVFIRGEGVGAYNPQLHLKNVQRNLILLHPQLLLLVDQIHLGEDSPLETAAGFFHNVDFSFEETVVDGVHGAFIRQRDGLYKMYWMDDTGYSEKGTFASVTYPRGYPYNGTNYVNVTTHLRSPITRAAYLFIGPSIDVQSFSIHGDSQQLDVFIATGEHAYATYLWTGETTEQLALAQVIADRQKILFDWSSAIKSTIVPEVKDYAAIVEQNLQRFKPVFQLLEKQILSRVRNTASFRKTAERLLRFSDKRQTEEAIDRIFAISQQQQQQQQSKSKKNRRGGKRYKFVDAVPDIFAQIEVNEKKIRQKAQILAQKELPIDEDEEMKDLLDFADVTYEKHKNGDLMKGRFGQARMVTTTRSRAPALSASYTRLFLILNIAIFFVMLAMQLTYFQRAQSLHGQRCLYAVLLIDSCILLWLYSSCSQSQC; from the exons ATGACACTGATCCGTAGACCCACATTCAAAGACAAGGCTTTTAGCTCCCCTTCAAAAGATTg GTTGGTGAAAGATGCTCCTTGGGATGAAGTCCCGCTTGCTCACTCCCTGGTTGGTTTTGCCACTGCCTATGACTTCTTGTACAACTACCTGAGCAAGACACAACAGGAGAGGTTTCTTGAAGTGATTGCCAATGCCTCGGGATATATGTATGAAACTTCATACAGGAGAGGGTGGGGATTTCAATACCTGCACAATCATCAGCCCACCAACTGCATGGCCTTGCTCACAGGAAGCCTGGTCCTGATGAATCAAG GGTATCTTCAAGAAGCTTACTTATGGACCAAACAAGTTCTGACCATCATGGAGAAGTCTCTTGTCTTGCTCCGAGAGGTGACAGACGGCTCCCTCTATGAAGGAGTTGCATATGGCAGCTACACCACTAGATCACTCTTCCAGTATATGTTTCTTGTTCAGAGGCACTTTGACATCAACCACTTTGGCCACCCATGGCTTAAACAACACTTTGCATTTATGTATAGAACCATCCTGCCAG GGTTTCAAAGAACTGTGGCTATTGCAGACTCAAATTACAACTGGTTTTATGGTCCAGAAAGCCAATTAGTGTTCCTGGATAAATTTGTCATGCGTAACGGCAGTGGTAACTGGTTGGCTGACCAGATCAGAAGGAACCGTGTGATGGAAGGTCCAGGGACGCCTTCCAAAGGGCAGCGCTGGTGTACGCTTCACACAGAATTTCTCTG GTATGATGCCAGCTTGAAATCTGTCCCCCCTCCAGATTTTGGCACCCCAGCATTGCATTATTTTGAAGACTGGGGTGTTGTGACTTATGGAAGTGCGCAGCCTGCAGAAATCAATAgatctttcctttccttcaagtCAGGAAAACTTGGGGGACGTGCAATATATGACATTGTCCACAGAAACAAATACAAAGACTGGATCAAAGGCTGGAGAAATTTTAATGCAGGGCATGAACATCCTGATCAAAActcctttacttttgctcccaaCGGTGTGCCTTTCATTACTGAGGCTCTCTATGGGCCAAAGTATACCTTCTTCAACAATGTTTTGATGTTTTCCCCAGCTGTGTCCAAGAGCTGCTTTTCTCCCTGGGAAGGTCAGGTCACAGAAGACTGTTCATCAAAATGGTCTAAATACAAGCATGACCTGGCAGCTAGCTGTCAGGGGAGAGTTGTTGCTGCAATGGAGAAAAATGGGGTGGTTTTCATCCGAGGAGAGGGTGTGGGCGCTTACAACCCCCAGCTCCATCTGAAGAACGTTCAGAGGAATCTGATCCTCCTGCATCCACAGCTTCTCCTCCTCGTGGATCAGATACACCTGGGAGAGGACAGCCCCTTGGAGACAGCAGCAGGCTTCTTCCACAATGTGGATTTTTCTTTTGAGGAGACAGTGGTCGATGGGGTCCATGGGGCTTTCATCAGGCAGCGAGATGGGCTCTATAAAATGTACTGGATGGATGATACTGGCTACAGTGAGAAAGGAACCTTTGCTTCAGTGACATACCCTCGGGGCTATCCCTACAATGGGACCAACTATGTGAATGTCACCACACACCTCCGAAGTCCCATCACCAGGGCAGCTTACCTCTTCATAGGACCCTCCATAGACGTTCAGAGCTTCAGCATCCATGGAGACTCTCAGCAACTGGATGTGTTCATAGCCACCGGTGAGCATGCCTACGCCACTTACCTGTGGACAGGTGAGACTACAGAACAGTTGGCCTTGGCACAGGTCATTGCCGACCGTCAGAAAATTCTGTTTGACTGGAGTTCAGCCATCAAGAGCACCATTGTCCCTGAGGTGAAGGACTACGCCGCTATTGTGGAACAGAACCTGCAGCGTTTTAAGCCAGTGTTCCAGCTGCTGGAGAAGCAGATCCTGTCCCGAGTCCGGAACACAGCCAGCTTTAGGAAGACTGCTGAGCGCCTGCTGAGATTTTCAGATAAGAGACAGACTGAGGAGGCCATCGACAGGATTTTTGCCATAtcacagcaacagcagcagcagcagcaaagcaAGTCCAAGAAAAACCGAAGGGGAGGCAAGCGCTATAAATTTGTGGATGCCGTCCCTGATATTTTTGCACAGATTGAAGTCAATGAAAAAAAGATTCGACAGAAAGCTCAGATTTTGGCACAGAAAGAACTGCCCATAGatgaagatgaagaaatgaaagaccttttagattttgcagatgtaacaTATGAGAAACACAAAAATGGTGATTTGATGAAAGGCCGGTTTGGACAGGCTCGGATGGTGACGACGACTCGCAGCAGAGCCCCAGCACTGTCTGCTTCGTATACCAGGCTGTTCCTGATTCTGAACATCGCTATTTTCTTTGTCATGTTGGCAATGCAACTGACTTATTTCCAGAGGGCCCAGAGCCTACATGGCCAAAGATGTCTTTATGCAGTCCTTCTAATAGATAGCTGTATTTTATTATGGTTGTACTCTTCTTGTTCCCAATCACAGTGTTAG
- the DSE gene encoding dermatan-sulfate epimerase isoform X5 produces the protein MDQTSSDHHGEVSCLAPRGFQRTVAIADSNYNWFYGPESQLVFLDKFVMRNGSGNWLADQIRRNRVMEGPGTPSKGQRWCTLHTEFLWYDASLKSVPPPDFGTPALHYFEDWGVVTYGSAQPAEINRSFLSFKSGKLGGRAIYDIVHRNKYKDWIKGWRNFNAGHEHPDQNSFTFAPNGVPFITEALYGPKYTFFNNVLMFSPAVSKSCFSPWEGQVTEDCSSKWSKYKHDLAASCQGRVVAAMEKNGVVFIRGEGVGAYNPQLHLKNVQRNLILLHPQLLLLVDQIHLGEDSPLETAAGFFHNVDFSFEETVVDGVHGAFIRQRDGLYKMYWMDDTGYSEKGTFASVTYPRGYPYNGTNYVNVTTHLRSPITRAAYLFIGPSIDVQSFSIHGDSQQLDVFIATGEHAYATYLWTGETTEQLALAQVIADRQKILFDWSSAIKSTIVPEVKDYAAIVEQNLQRFKPVFQLLEKQILSRVRNTASFRKTAERLLRFSDKRQTEEAIDRIFAISQQQQQQQQSKSKKNRRGGKRYKFVDAVPDIFAQIEVNEKKIRQKAQILAQKELPIDEDEEMKDLLDFADVTYEKHKNGDLMKGRFGQARMVTTTRSRAPALSASYTRLFLILNIAIFFVMLAMQLTYFQRAQSLHGQRCLYAVLLIDSCILLWLYSSCSQSQC, from the exons ATGGACCAAACAAGTTCTGACCATCATGGAGAAGTCTCTTGTCTTGCTCCGAGAG GGTTTCAAAGAACTGTGGCTATTGCAGACTCAAATTACAACTGGTTTTATGGTCCAGAAAGCCAATTAGTGTTCCTGGATAAATTTGTCATGCGTAACGGCAGTGGTAACTGGTTGGCTGACCAGATCAGAAGGAACCGTGTGATGGAAGGTCCAGGGACGCCTTCCAAAGGGCAGCGCTGGTGTACGCTTCACACAGAATTTCTCTG GTATGATGCCAGCTTGAAATCTGTCCCCCCTCCAGATTTTGGCACCCCAGCATTGCATTATTTTGAAGACTGGGGTGTTGTGACTTATGGAAGTGCGCAGCCTGCAGAAATCAATAgatctttcctttccttcaagtCAGGAAAACTTGGGGGACGTGCAATATATGACATTGTCCACAGAAACAAATACAAAGACTGGATCAAAGGCTGGAGAAATTTTAATGCAGGGCATGAACATCCTGATCAAAActcctttacttttgctcccaaCGGTGTGCCTTTCATTACTGAGGCTCTCTATGGGCCAAAGTATACCTTCTTCAACAATGTTTTGATGTTTTCCCCAGCTGTGTCCAAGAGCTGCTTTTCTCCCTGGGAAGGTCAGGTCACAGAAGACTGTTCATCAAAATGGTCTAAATACAAGCATGACCTGGCAGCTAGCTGTCAGGGGAGAGTTGTTGCTGCAATGGAGAAAAATGGGGTGGTTTTCATCCGAGGAGAGGGTGTGGGCGCTTACAACCCCCAGCTCCATCTGAAGAACGTTCAGAGGAATCTGATCCTCCTGCATCCACAGCTTCTCCTCCTCGTGGATCAGATACACCTGGGAGAGGACAGCCCCTTGGAGACAGCAGCAGGCTTCTTCCACAATGTGGATTTTTCTTTTGAGGAGACAGTGGTCGATGGGGTCCATGGGGCTTTCATCAGGCAGCGAGATGGGCTCTATAAAATGTACTGGATGGATGATACTGGCTACAGTGAGAAAGGAACCTTTGCTTCAGTGACATACCCTCGGGGCTATCCCTACAATGGGACCAACTATGTGAATGTCACCACACACCTCCGAAGTCCCATCACCAGGGCAGCTTACCTCTTCATAGGACCCTCCATAGACGTTCAGAGCTTCAGCATCCATGGAGACTCTCAGCAACTGGATGTGTTCATAGCCACCGGTGAGCATGCCTACGCCACTTACCTGTGGACAGGTGAGACTACAGAACAGTTGGCCTTGGCACAGGTCATTGCCGACCGTCAGAAAATTCTGTTTGACTGGAGTTCAGCCATCAAGAGCACCATTGTCCCTGAGGTGAAGGACTACGCCGCTATTGTGGAACAGAACCTGCAGCGTTTTAAGCCAGTGTTCCAGCTGCTGGAGAAGCAGATCCTGTCCCGAGTCCGGAACACAGCCAGCTTTAGGAAGACTGCTGAGCGCCTGCTGAGATTTTCAGATAAGAGACAGACTGAGGAGGCCATCGACAGGATTTTTGCCATAtcacagcaacagcagcagcagcagcaaagcaAGTCCAAGAAAAACCGAAGGGGAGGCAAGCGCTATAAATTTGTGGATGCCGTCCCTGATATTTTTGCACAGATTGAAGTCAATGAAAAAAAGATTCGACAGAAAGCTCAGATTTTGGCACAGAAAGAACTGCCCATAGatgaagatgaagaaatgaaagaccttttagattttgcagatgtaacaTATGAGAAACACAAAAATGGTGATTTGATGAAAGGCCGGTTTGGACAGGCTCGGATGGTGACGACGACTCGCAGCAGAGCCCCAGCACTGTCTGCTTCGTATACCAGGCTGTTCCTGATTCTGAACATCGCTATTTTCTTTGTCATGTTGGCAATGCAACTGACTTATTTCCAGAGGGCCCAGAGCCTACATGGCCAAAGATGTCTTTATGCAGTCCTTCTAATAGATAGCTGTATTTTATTATGGTTGTACTCTTCTTGTTCCCAATCACAGTGTTAG
- the DSE gene encoding dermatan-sulfate epimerase isoform X4: MYETSYRRGWGFQYLHNHQPTNCMALLTGSLVLMNQGYLQEAYLWTKQVLTIMEKSLVLLREVTDGSLYEGVAYGSYTTRSLFQYMFLVQRHFDINHFGHPWLKQHFAFMYRTILPGFQRTVAIADSNYNWFYGPESQLVFLDKFVMRNGSGNWLADQIRRNRVMEGPGTPSKGQRWCTLHTEFLWYDASLKSVPPPDFGTPALHYFEDWGVVTYGSAQPAEINRSFLSFKSGKLGGRAIYDIVHRNKYKDWIKGWRNFNAGHEHPDQNSFTFAPNGVPFITEALYGPKYTFFNNVLMFSPAVSKSCFSPWEGQVTEDCSSKWSKYKHDLAASCQGRVVAAMEKNGVVFIRGEGVGAYNPQLHLKNVQRNLILLHPQLLLLVDQIHLGEDSPLETAAGFFHNVDFSFEETVVDGVHGAFIRQRDGLYKMYWMDDTGYSEKGTFASVTYPRGYPYNGTNYVNVTTHLRSPITRAAYLFIGPSIDVQSFSIHGDSQQLDVFIATGEHAYATYLWTGETTEQLALAQVIADRQKILFDWSSAIKSTIVPEVKDYAAIVEQNLQRFKPVFQLLEKQILSRVRNTASFRKTAERLLRFSDKRQTEEAIDRIFAISQQQQQQQQSKSKKNRRGGKRYKFVDAVPDIFAQIEVNEKKIRQKAQILAQKELPIDEDEEMKDLLDFADVTYEKHKNGDLMKGRFGQARMVTTTRSRAPALSASYTRLFLILNIAIFFVMLAMQLTYFQRAQSLHGQRCLYAVLLIDSCILLWLYSSCSQSQC, translated from the exons ATGTATGAAACTTCATACAGGAGAGGGTGGGGATTTCAATACCTGCACAATCATCAGCCCACCAACTGCATGGCCTTGCTCACAGGAAGCCTGGTCCTGATGAATCAAG GGTATCTTCAAGAAGCTTACTTATGGACCAAACAAGTTCTGACCATCATGGAGAAGTCTCTTGTCTTGCTCCGAGAGGTGACAGACGGCTCCCTCTATGAAGGAGTTGCATATGGCAGCTACACCACTAGATCACTCTTCCAGTATATGTTTCTTGTTCAGAGGCACTTTGACATCAACCACTTTGGCCACCCATGGCTTAAACAACACTTTGCATTTATGTATAGAACCATCCTGCCAG GGTTTCAAAGAACTGTGGCTATTGCAGACTCAAATTACAACTGGTTTTATGGTCCAGAAAGCCAATTAGTGTTCCTGGATAAATTTGTCATGCGTAACGGCAGTGGTAACTGGTTGGCTGACCAGATCAGAAGGAACCGTGTGATGGAAGGTCCAGGGACGCCTTCCAAAGGGCAGCGCTGGTGTACGCTTCACACAGAATTTCTCTG GTATGATGCCAGCTTGAAATCTGTCCCCCCTCCAGATTTTGGCACCCCAGCATTGCATTATTTTGAAGACTGGGGTGTTGTGACTTATGGAAGTGCGCAGCCTGCAGAAATCAATAgatctttcctttccttcaagtCAGGAAAACTTGGGGGACGTGCAATATATGACATTGTCCACAGAAACAAATACAAAGACTGGATCAAAGGCTGGAGAAATTTTAATGCAGGGCATGAACATCCTGATCAAAActcctttacttttgctcccaaCGGTGTGCCTTTCATTACTGAGGCTCTCTATGGGCCAAAGTATACCTTCTTCAACAATGTTTTGATGTTTTCCCCAGCTGTGTCCAAGAGCTGCTTTTCTCCCTGGGAAGGTCAGGTCACAGAAGACTGTTCATCAAAATGGTCTAAATACAAGCATGACCTGGCAGCTAGCTGTCAGGGGAGAGTTGTTGCTGCAATGGAGAAAAATGGGGTGGTTTTCATCCGAGGAGAGGGTGTGGGCGCTTACAACCCCCAGCTCCATCTGAAGAACGTTCAGAGGAATCTGATCCTCCTGCATCCACAGCTTCTCCTCCTCGTGGATCAGATACACCTGGGAGAGGACAGCCCCTTGGAGACAGCAGCAGGCTTCTTCCACAATGTGGATTTTTCTTTTGAGGAGACAGTGGTCGATGGGGTCCATGGGGCTTTCATCAGGCAGCGAGATGGGCTCTATAAAATGTACTGGATGGATGATACTGGCTACAGTGAGAAAGGAACCTTTGCTTCAGTGACATACCCTCGGGGCTATCCCTACAATGGGACCAACTATGTGAATGTCACCACACACCTCCGAAGTCCCATCACCAGGGCAGCTTACCTCTTCATAGGACCCTCCATAGACGTTCAGAGCTTCAGCATCCATGGAGACTCTCAGCAACTGGATGTGTTCATAGCCACCGGTGAGCATGCCTACGCCACTTACCTGTGGACAGGTGAGACTACAGAACAGTTGGCCTTGGCACAGGTCATTGCCGACCGTCAGAAAATTCTGTTTGACTGGAGTTCAGCCATCAAGAGCACCATTGTCCCTGAGGTGAAGGACTACGCCGCTATTGTGGAACAGAACCTGCAGCGTTTTAAGCCAGTGTTCCAGCTGCTGGAGAAGCAGATCCTGTCCCGAGTCCGGAACACAGCCAGCTTTAGGAAGACTGCTGAGCGCCTGCTGAGATTTTCAGATAAGAGACAGACTGAGGAGGCCATCGACAGGATTTTTGCCATAtcacagcaacagcagcagcagcagcaaagcaAGTCCAAGAAAAACCGAAGGGGAGGCAAGCGCTATAAATTTGTGGATGCCGTCCCTGATATTTTTGCACAGATTGAAGTCAATGAAAAAAAGATTCGACAGAAAGCTCAGATTTTGGCACAGAAAGAACTGCCCATAGatgaagatgaagaaatgaaagaccttttagattttgcagatgtaacaTATGAGAAACACAAAAATGGTGATTTGATGAAAGGCCGGTTTGGACAGGCTCGGATGGTGACGACGACTCGCAGCAGAGCCCCAGCACTGTCTGCTTCGTATACCAGGCTGTTCCTGATTCTGAACATCGCTATTTTCTTTGTCATGTTGGCAATGCAACTGACTTATTTCCAGAGGGCCCAGAGCCTACATGGCCAAAGATGTCTTTATGCAGTCCTTCTAATAGATAGCTGTATTTTATTATGGTTGTACTCTTCTTGTTCCCAATCACAGTGTTAG